From the Cyanobacteria bacterium FACHB-DQ100 genome, the window ATCGGGAGCGCGAAACCGATGTGGCACAGCAAAGTTTCCCAACGGCAAGTTCGGGTAGCGGTCTTCGGCTCCTTTGACAATCACGACATCACTATTGCGGATCGTCCGAATCTGATAATTCTGGTACTGCAAATATAGATATGCGATTAGACCCATAAATAGAAAAACCAGCAGTAAACTCACCGCAAGATCTCCAGACTTTATTAGTTTATTGTGGCGAATTCGATCGCGATCTTGCCATCCGGGTAGAGATTAGAGTGCGTCGTTGATGTCACAATAATTAGCATTGTAAAGTTTTCTATATATGCGTTCTTCTCTGCGTCGTTCTTCGCTGTCTACTTCTTCGCTACCTACGTTGTGGCAAGATAGCCTAACGGTATTTTGGGGGGATTGGCTGGATCTGCGGATACGGCTGGTTCAAATTGCGGCTTCGGGCTTGGTGTCGCCGTTAATTTATATTTTGGCATTTGGGCTGGGATTGGGTAGTTCGCTCGACAGCGTAACCAAACCGAGCGCAGGAGATAACTATTTGCAGTTTATTTTGCCGGGAATGGTGGCGCTTTCGTCGATGGTGATTAGTTTTGGCGGCACGACCTTTTCGATTTGCGGCGATCGCTTGTTCACAAAGACGTTTGAGGAAATTTTGCTGGTTCCGGTGCATCCGTTGGCGGTGCATCTGGGTAAGGTGCTAGCGGGAATTGTGCGCGGCCTACTGACGGCTGGGTCAGTGATTCTAGTGGCAATCCTATTTACAGGCAAAGTTTGGAGCTTTCTGAACCCATTGTTTTTGCTGGTTCTGGCTCTGAACTGTGCTGTATTTGCAGGACTGGGTGTGATTGTGGGCTTGAATGTGAAGTCACTAGAAGGTGTTGGCATTTATAACAACTTCGTGATTGTGCCGATGTCGTTTCTG encodes:
- a CDS encoding ABC transporter permease → MRSSLRRSSLSTSSLPTLWQDSLTVFWGDWLDLRIRLVQIAASGLVSPLIYILAFGLGLGSSLDSVTKPSAGDNYLQFILPGMVALSSMVISFGGTTFSICGDRLFTKTFEEILLVPVHPLAVHLGKVLAGIVRGLLTAGSVILVAILFTGKVWSFLNPLFLLVLALNCAVFAGLGVIVGLNVKSLEGVGIYNNFVIVPMSFLGGTFFDAATLPAALKAIVYLLPLTYTSLGLRAAAYLPIAQFPWFVIPVLLVMAIGLSAVGAYQFSHLQD